The following are from one region of the Candidatus Bathyanammoxibius amoris genome:
- the dnaA gene encoding chromosomal replication initiator protein DnaA, which translates to MTKEMREVWPKVLEELKGRLTPQQFQTWFAHIKPVAREGDNSMIELRVPSQYHKEWLSQSYRGLIEEVLSSVSGGLGDVKFTIESDLSTPPSVESSSYLNREYLFENFVVGPSNRLAHAAAAAVAESPGKAYNPLFLQGGVGLGKTHLLHAICLSLIEKNPSSRILYLPCESFVNHFIATVKTERWESFRNTYRGLDVLVIDDVHFISRSPRSREEFFHTFNALYNSQKQIILSSDCSPEDISEIEERLVSRFKWGLLARIEPPDFETRTAIIEKKASLSNLCVPPEAARILAEGVTDNVRELEGAIIRFSRCAAIDPSASPEAIAHQISSEFSKKGLSPVNIEKIMASVATSFDISLQQLQSRSRKRSTALARQVAMFLARRHTQLSLQEIGGYIGGRDHSTVIHAEEKVKTMKSVDKDFSQLLDGIEKDLHTGAS; encoded by the coding sequence ATGACCAAAGAGATGCGGGAAGTGTGGCCAAAGGTCCTTGAAGAGCTGAAGGGGCGGCTAACCCCTCAACAGTTTCAGACCTGGTTCGCCCACATTAAACCAGTCGCCCGCGAGGGGGACAACAGCATGATAGAGCTCCGGGTGCCCAGCCAGTATCACAAGGAGTGGCTTTCTCAGAGTTACAGGGGGCTCATTGAGGAGGTTCTGTCGTCTGTGTCAGGGGGTCTAGGGGACGTAAAATTTACCATAGAAAGCGACCTGTCGACTCCCCCCTCTGTAGAGTCCAGCAGTTACCTTAACAGGGAGTATCTGTTCGAAAATTTCGTGGTGGGCCCTTCCAACAGGCTCGCCCATGCCGCCGCAGCCGCGGTCGCCGAGTCTCCCGGTAAGGCCTACAACCCCCTTTTTCTGCAGGGAGGCGTCGGTCTGGGTAAAACCCACCTCCTCCACGCGATATGCCTCTCGCTCATTGAAAAAAACCCCAGCTCAAGAATATTGTATCTTCCCTGCGAAAGTTTCGTAAACCACTTTATCGCCACCGTAAAGACTGAGCGCTGGGAGAGTTTTCGCAATACATACCGTGGTCTGGATGTGCTGGTTATCGATGACGTTCACTTTATCTCCCGTTCTCCCCGCTCGAGAGAGGAGTTCTTCCACACGTTCAACGCCTTATATAACTCACAAAAGCAGATTATCCTCTCAAGCGACTGTTCACCTGAAGACATCTCGGAGATTGAGGAGCGCCTGGTTTCCAGATTTAAATGGGGTCTGCTGGCAAGGATAGAGCCGCCCGACTTTGAAACCCGCACCGCAATAATAGAGAAAAAGGCCTCTCTCTCGAACCTCTGCGTGCCGCCGGAGGCGGCAAGGATACTTGCCGAAGGAGTGACGGATAACGTGCGTGAGCTTGAAGGTGCTATTATCAGGTTTTCCCGTTGCGCGGCCATTGACCCTTCCGCCTCCCCGGAAGCGATAGCGCACCAGATAAGTAGTGAATTTTCAAAGAAAGGCCTGAGCCCCGTCAATATAGAAAAAATAATGGCCTCTGTCGCAACCTCCTTCGATATCTCTCTCCAGCAGCTTCAGTCCAGAAGTCGAAAGCGGTCTACCGCTCTGGCCAGACAGGTTGCCATGTTTCTGGCCCGGAGACATACCCAGCTGTCGCTTCAAGAAATAGGAGGATATATTGGGGGTCGCGACCACAGTACCGTGATTCATGCCGAGGAAAAGGTTAAAACCATGAAATCCGTGGATAAAGACTTTTCACAACTTTTAGATGGGATAGAGAAAGATCTCCATACGGGAGCCTCATGA